TTTGCTGGCACGCGATACCTGCTTCGAAGAAGCCCCCGCGTGTGAGAACTGTGTGTTGCGCAGCGAATGCTCGCATGGGCAGCAGCAAACGGCGTCGGCCCCCGCGCAGCCGCGACCGAAATCGCGCTGATTATCCCGAGATGGTCGTTAGATCGTCGAGTGGGTGATGAATTGGAACTGACTCCGGCCGTTCTTCGATTCCGAAGGACGGCCGATTTTCGTTGCATCTCCGAATTGCAACTGCAACTGCTGATGGGATCGATGGTTGCGTTCAGGCCGCGCGGCGCACTTGGAAGCTGTGAATCTCGCAGGTGATGAGCGTATCCACCACTTGCATGGCGGTGGGGCGGGATTGCCAGCGACGTTCGAGCATGGCATCGACTAAGTCGATGAGCGCGGTCGGCCAGGGGCCAGGATAGTCCCAGAGGCTGGCGGCGGGATCGACACGGTGGCGGCGCATCACTTCTTTGACGCTGCCGGTCGGGTAGGGGAGTTCGCCGGTGAGCATTTCGAATAGCGAAATGCCGAGCGCGTAGATGTCGCCAGCGGGGTGATCAACGGCGTTTCGGTCGCACATTTCCGGGGGCAGATAGTTGGGGGTGCCCAACACAAAGCCTTGCTCCAGAACGGCTTGGTTCTCGCCGGGAATGTGCGAGAAGCCCAGATCGATCAGGACCGCATGCCCGTTATCCACCAGTCGGATATTGTCGGGTTTGACATCGCCGTGGATGAAATTGGCGCGATGCAGGGCATGCAGGGCATCGGCGGTTTGCCGGGCAATCCAAATCGCGGTCGAATGATCCAAACAATATTCGCGGTACATGCGCTGACGGACGGATTCCCCCGTGATGCGATTCATGACGAGAAAATAGGGGGGCTGGGAAAGCCGAGCTTCGAGAATTTTCACCAGGTGCGAATGCTCGACGGCCATGCCCGTGCGGGCCTCGCGGCGGAGCAGTTGCAGCGCGGTGGCATCATCAAACCAATCTTCACGCAGGACTTTGACGGCAACCTCTTCGTCGGTCTGCACATCACGCCCGGCATAGACAATCGAGGTCGCCCCATCGCCGAGGCTTTGGAACAGTTCGTATCCCGGAATATGCGGTGGACGGTGCATCGGATTTTGCCAATTTCAGGTCACGGAGAGGGTTCATCTCCGTTCATCGGCAAAAATGGCAGGTCGGCTTGAGTGCAAAATCGCTAGGGTCGGCAAAATCGGTGTACGAATGGTCGGCGGAGCGAGGTGGAGGAGATCCCCAGGGGAGAGTGATCCTGGGGATTCCGGATGCCGAAAGAGGTCGAATTATGCGGTGGGCACTTCGGACTTCGGATCTTCTTCGTAGGGCGGCGATTCGCGGAAGCCAAACAAGAAGATGAGCATGCAGACGACGGTGATGGCGACGGGGACGAAGAAGACCTTCTGCCAGTCGTTCTCGAAGTAGTCGGCGACTTTGCCGGACACCAGCGAGCTAATAATCATACCGGCCCCGTAGGTGATGAAGATAATCAACCCTTGGGTACTGCCACGAATGTCTTTGGGAGCGATTCGGTCGGCATACAGGAACGATGCGACGAAGAAGAACCCAAAGCCAAAGCCGTGCAGGGTTTGCGAGGCAATGACCAACTCCCGCGGATCGCCCAACGCGAAGATGCCGTAGCGGACAGCCCAGGCACCGATGCCGATGGCGATGGTGATGCCGTAGCCGAATTTCTTCAGGGCGAACGGCAGCAGCAGCAGCACCAGGATTTCGGCGACTTGTCCGATGGCCATGACCATCGGGACGGAGCCTGAGCTGAGGTTCAGGCCGCCCTTTTCGGTGGCGTTGGCATCGAATTCCAGGACGATTCCTGGGATCATCGGCAGAACGCCATTCACTTTGGCGAGGAAGGCATCCACTTCCGTGACCGACAATTGCTGATCTTGGTCGGTATCGGCAGCGCCGAATGCGTAATCGGCGATTGCGGCATCGTTGCGTGTTTCGGTGGCCAGTTTCGTATCCGCGAGCAAAGCGATGAGCTTGTCTTTACTGATCGGAGCCGCTTCGCCTTGGAGTTTGAGTTTGACGGCGTTCAATTCGGTGGTACGTTGGGCAATGCTGGCATCGCTCAATTCGTCTTTCGACATTTTCTTGTTACGGTTAATGTCGAATGCTTGATAGATGGTCGTGATCTTGTCTTTGTCGGCGGTCGGGTCGAGTTTCCCGGCGGCGGCGAGTTGCGTCGTCGAGAGCGACAAGCCGGAGGTATCGCCGAAGAACGACGGCGTTTGCACATAGTAAAACTGCAATTCGGTTGAGACCAAAAAGGCAACGAACAGCAGCAGGGCAAACGAGCGATCTTTCGCCAGTTTGAATGCTTTGAGGAAGGCAAATGCGCCGTCGGATTTCTTGCTGGGGGGCGTGTAGGGGAGCGTCAGGGAGAAAATGCCCATGATGACACCCAGGCCGCCAGCGAAGTATAAGCAATCGCCGACTCGGGGGGTGAAGCCGATTTCATCCGCGTTGTTGAGCCACAATCCAAAGATGCCGCCGATGGCAGCCCAGCCGATGGTGCCCCAGAGTCGGACTTTGCCGAAATCACGCTCGGCATCGGATAGATGAGCAAACGAGAGTGAGTTGGTGAGTGGGACGGTTGGGGCATAGAAGAAGCAATGCACGAACATGGCCAGGAAGATCACGCCGAAATCTTGCTGGGTGGCGGCGTAAATGATGGCCGCGGCCCCGGCGATGTGGCTGAAGGCGAGATATTTTTCGGTGGCGAAAAATCGATCCACCAGTTGACCGGCGATCATCGGGGCGACCATGCTGGCAATTGCCATGGTCAGATAGATCATGCCGATTTTCCAACCGGTATCTTCGCGGAAGCTCTCCAGTTGGCCAAGGTGCAGTGCCAGCACCGGAGCCCAGACACCCCAGACGGTGTACTGGAGAAACATCATGATGGATAACTTAACCTTCAGCGGATTCATGCCCAGCGGTCTCCGAATACTCTCCACCTGCAAAAGTCGGGTGAACTCATTCAACCGGTTACGGATCAAGGGTATTGGGAGAATGCAGCGACCGCAAACAAAAACAGGAACTGCGAGAAAGGTTTGCCGAAATGCCCCGGAATTCTGTACGATAACTCCGATTGGTCCGCGGGTGGCTCCGCGTGCATGTGAGGATGGGCTTTGATCCGAACCTTGGTGTTCGATTTTGGCAACGTGATCGGTCGCTTCGACCATAGTCGTACCGTCGCAAGACTGGCGAGTCGCTCCCCGCTTGCGCCGACCGAACTGGCGTTGATGCTGTTCGGGAGCCCCCTCAACGACGACTACGAAACTGGCCGCATTTCCACGCGGCAATATCTCGACGCAATCCGCAGCAATGCCCGCCTGGATTGTACCGACGAGGAATTCCATCACGCCTTTGTCGACATTTTCCAGCATCATCCGCCGATCGAAGCGGTGATTCCGCATTTGGCGCAACGGTATCGCCTGGTGCTGGCCAGCAATACCAACCCGGCACACTTTGAGACGATTGCCAGTATGTTCCGCGAGACGCTCTCGCATATGCATGCGTTGGCGTTGTCGCATCAGGTTGGGCATCGCAAGCCGCACGCGGGGTTTTACGCCGCTGTGCAGGAACTGGCGCATGCCAATCCGCAGGAATGTCTGTTTATCGATGATTTGCCCACGAATGTGGCCGCCGCCGAAGCCCACGGTTGGCACGGGATTGTCTTTGTGGATCCGCAGGATTTGTTCGACCGATTCGATTCGTATGGAATCGATCTTCCCCTGTCCGCCCGAAACGTCTCGGCGTGACACTCTCTGATTGAGACGCTCATGAACTCGTTTATGCAGAATGACCCGGAAGTTTGGCAAGCGATCGACTCGGAACGGCAACGGCAACAACGTGGCCTGGAGATGATCGCCTCGGAAAACTACACCAGCCCCGCGGTGATGGCGGCCCAAGGTTCGGTGCTGACCAACAAATACGCCGAGGGTTATCCGGGCAAACGCTACTACGGCGGTTGTGAGTTTGTGGATGTGGTCGAACGGCTGGCCATCGAACGGGTGTGCAAGCTGTTCGGGTCGGAAAAGGCGAATGTGCAGCCACACTCCGGCGCTCAGGCGAATATGGCGGTCTTCCTGGCCGCGCTGCAGCCCGGCGATACCATCCTGGCGATGGACTTGGCCCATGGGGGCCACCTCACCCACGGGATGCGCTTGAATTTCTCCGGAAAGTATTTCAAAGCCGTCGGTTACGGCGTCAAGCCGGACGACTACCGCATTGATTACGATCAAGTGGCGAAGTTGGCCGCGGAACACAAGCCGAAGCTGATTATCGCCGGTGCGAGTGCCTACCCGCGTGAAATCGACTTCGCCCGCTTCGGCGAAATCGCGAAGTCGGTGGGTGCGTTGTTCATGGTGGATATGGCGCACATCGCCGGTTTGGTGGCTGCCAAGCAGCATGCCGACCCTGTGCCGCACGCCGACTTTGTCACCTCAACGACCCACAAGACGCTGCGTGGCCCGCGAGCGGGGATCATCCTTTGCCGACAAGATTGGATCCAAAAGATCAACTCGGCCGTGTTCCCCGGCATTCAAGGCGGCCCGCTGATGCACGTCATCGCCGGGAAAGCCGTCGCCTTCCAAGAAGCCCTGCAACCCAGCTTCACCGACTACATCAAGCAAGTGCTGGTCAACGCCAAAGTGCTGGCGGAAACCCTGATGAGCGAAGGCTTTCCGATTGTCTCCGGCGGCACGGATAACCACCTGATGCTGGTGAATGTCGCGGCCAAGGGAAGTTCCGGCAAAATCGCCGAACACGCCCTCGATCAAGCCGGCATCACCATCAACAAGAATATGATTCCGTTCGACACGCGCCCGGCCATGGATCCATCCGGCATCCGGATTGGCACCCCCGCACTGACGACGCGCGGCATGAAGGAAAGCGAAATGCGGCAAATCGGCAAGTGGATCTCCACCGTGCTGGCCGCTCCGGACAACGCCGCAACTCTGGCGACCATCCGCGGCCACATCGCCGAACTCTGCCAGCAATTCCCCGTCCCCGCGGAAGCCGTCTGATCGCCACCCGCGCGCCGCAGACGCATTCCACTCCTTGAAACACCCGCTCCCCGGCCTGTGGACCCCTCCACAAGCCGGGGAGCATTCTTCATGCCATGCGCACGCTGATCGAGGCTTGGCTGCTGACTGGTCGCAACGGTGCGGTCACCGCTTCCGGCTTGCGTGTCTGAATTGTTTTGATTTCGGCGAGCGGTGATTCTCTTGGTGGTGGGGAGAATCACCGCTTTGGGGGTGGGGGCGACGTGGGGGATTATTGGCGGAGGATGCCCAGTTCTTGGCCCACGGCGGTGAAGGAGGCGATGGCGTGTTCGATTTGCGCATCGCTATGCGCTGCCGAGACTTGTAGCCGAATGCGGGCTTGGCCTTGTGGCACCACCGGGTAGCTGAAGCCAATCACGTAGATGCCGTGTTCCAATAGGCGATCGGCCATTTTGCTGGCGAGGGCGGCGTCGCCGAGCATCACCGGCAGAATCGGCGTGGGGCCGGGCTTGATCGTGAAGCCCGCGCCTTCCAACCCGGCACGCATGCGCTTGGTGTTGGCTTGCAGGCGTTGGCGCATCGCTTGGCCGGACTCGATCAGGTCGAGCGTGGACAAGGCGGCATAGGCCAGCGGTGGCGGCACAGAGTTGCTGAACAGATACGGACGCGAGCGATTGCGTAGCCAATCGATGACCTCGGCGCGGCCGGTGGTGAATCCGCCAGAGCCGCCGCCCCAGGTTTTGCCCAGCGTGCTGGTGATGATGTCGATGCGGTCCAGCACTCCGGCCACTTCCGCGCCGCCGCGACCGCCATCGCCCAGGTGCCCGGTGCCGTGACAATCATCAATGCCCACGATGGCATCGTATTTGTCTGCCAATTCGCAGATGGCGGCGAGATTGGCAATGTCGCCGTCCATCGAGAAGACGCTATCGGTGAAAATCATGCGGAAGCGGCAGCCGGAGGCGTCTTGCAACTGCTTTTCCAGGTCCGCCATGTCGTTGTGGGCGTAGCGAAATCGCTTGGCTTTGCACAGCCGCACGCCGTCGATAATGCTCGCATGGTTGAGCGCATCGGACAGAATCGCGTCTTCTTCGGTGAGCAGCGGCTCGAACAGCCCGCCGTTGGCATCAAAGCACGAGGTGTACAGAATCGTGTCTTCTTTGCCGAAGAAGCGGCTGATGCGGGCTTCCAGCGTTTTGTGCAAATCCTGCGTGCCACAGATGAACCGCACCGACGCCAGGCCGAATCCGTGCTTTTCCAGCCCTTCATGAGCGGCGGCCACCACTTGCGGATGATTGGCCAACCCGAGATAATTATTAGCGCAGAAATTGATCACTTCGCGGCCATTGACTT
This DNA window, taken from Tuwongella immobilis, encodes the following:
- a CDS encoding serine/threonine-protein kinase; amino-acid sequence: MHRPPHIPGYELFQSLGDGATSIVYAGRDVQTDEEVAVKVLREDWFDDATALQLLRREARTGMAVEHSHLVKILEARLSQPPYFLVMNRITGESVRQRMYREYCLDHSTAIWIARQTADALHALHRANFIHGDVKPDNIRLVDNGHAVLIDLGFSHIPGENQAVLEQGFVLGTPNYLPPEMCDRNAVDHPAGDIYALGISLFEMLTGELPYPTGSVKEVMRRHRVDPAASLWDYPGPWPTALIDLVDAMLERRWQSRPTAMQVVDTLITCEIHSFQVRRAA
- a CDS encoding MFS transporter; this translates as MNPLKVKLSIMMFLQYTVWGVWAPVLALHLGQLESFREDTGWKIGMIYLTMAIASMVAPMIAGQLVDRFFATEKYLAFSHIAGAAAIIYAATQQDFGVIFLAMFVHCFFYAPTVPLTNSLSFAHLSDAERDFGKVRLWGTIGWAAIGGIFGLWLNNADEIGFTPRVGDCLYFAGGLGVIMGIFSLTLPYTPPSKKSDGAFAFLKAFKLAKDRSFALLLFVAFLVSTELQFYYVQTPSFFGDTSGLSLSTTQLAAAGKLDPTADKDKITTIYQAFDINRNKKMSKDELSDASIAQRTTELNAVKLKLQGEAAPISKDKLIALLADTKLATETRNDAAIADYAFGAADTDQDQQLSVTEVDAFLAKVNGVLPMIPGIVLEFDANATEKGGLNLSSGSVPMVMAIGQVAEILVLLLLPFALKKFGYGITIAIGIGAWAVRYGIFALGDPRELVIASQTLHGFGFGFFFVASFLYADRIAPKDIRGSTQGLIIFITYGAGMIISSLVSGKVADYFENDWQKVFFVPVAITVVCMLIFLFGFRESPPYEEDPKSEVPTA
- a CDS encoding HAD family hydrolase → MIRTLVFDFGNVIGRFDHSRTVARLASRSPLAPTELALMLFGSPLNDDYETGRISTRQYLDAIRSNARLDCTDEEFHHAFVDIFQHHPPIEAVIPHLAQRYRLVLASNTNPAHFETIASMFRETLSHMHALALSHQVGHRKPHAGFYAAVQELAHANPQECLFIDDLPTNVAAAEAHGWHGIVFVDPQDLFDRFDSYGIDLPLSARNVSA
- a CDS encoding serine hydroxymethyltransferase, producing MNSFMQNDPEVWQAIDSERQRQQRGLEMIASENYTSPAVMAAQGSVLTNKYAEGYPGKRYYGGCEFVDVVERLAIERVCKLFGSEKANVQPHSGAQANMAVFLAALQPGDTILAMDLAHGGHLTHGMRLNFSGKYFKAVGYGVKPDDYRIDYDQVAKLAAEHKPKLIIAGASAYPREIDFARFGEIAKSVGALFMVDMAHIAGLVAAKQHADPVPHADFVTSTTHKTLRGPRAGIILCRQDWIQKINSAVFPGIQGGPLMHVIAGKAVAFQEALQPSFTDYIKQVLVNAKVLAETLMSEGFPIVSGGTDNHLMLVNVAAKGSSGKIAEHALDQAGITINKNMIPFDTRPAMDPSGIRIGTPALTTRGMKESEMRQIGKWISTVLAAPDNAATLATIRGHIAELCQQFPVPAEAV
- the kbl gene encoding glycine C-acetyltransferase encodes the protein MSDQRISDYLRTQISDLKSRGLYKSERTITSPQHAAIQVNGREVINFCANNYLGLANHPQVVAAAHEGLEKHGFGLASVRFICGTQDLHKTLEARISRFFGKEDTILYTSCFDANGGLFEPLLTEEDAILSDALNHASIIDGVRLCKAKRFRYAHNDMADLEKQLQDASGCRFRMIFTDSVFSMDGDIANLAAICELADKYDAIVGIDDCHGTGHLGDGGRGGAEVAGVLDRIDIITSTLGKTWGGGSGGFTTGRAEVIDWLRNRSRPYLFSNSVPPPLAYAALSTLDLIESGQAMRQRLQANTKRMRAGLEGAGFTIKPGPTPILPVMLGDAALASKMADRLLEHGIYVIGFSYPVVPQGQARIRLQVSAAHSDAQIEHAIASFTAVGQELGILRQ